In the Gossypium arboreum isolate Shixiya-1 chromosome 10, ASM2569848v2, whole genome shotgun sequence genome, one interval contains:
- the LOC108487837 gene encoding receptor-like protein 7, translating to MENLGILTALFFVFSSSTSLHPSSLTNLQNYCLDDQRSALLQLQHHLYYAPNFTFSSKLDLLDPNTHCCSWKGVTCDALGHIIGIDLSYQNLSGSFHSIFNLHHLQRLNLAGNNFNTTLFQYGFGKLPNLTHLDLSASCFHDQIPVGILYLTRLVSLNLSYQDDCYWRDDQSSASLKLEKPNFKTLIKKMRSLRELYLDGVNISSQSSEWCETTSLSLPKLSVISMSNCDLNGHFPVEFFLLPKMQRIDISDNSRLMGQLLEFPINNTLEVLSLQYTNFSGKLPESISNLKLLRVLTLSKLSLNFNSISGSIPPSIANLSNLVELDLSGNNFNGLISPFHRSGVPNLAYLDLSRNRLSGSIPSSLFTLSTLQTLSLGYNSFSDYQLKLDMFFQLNNLSTFPAFLKIQESLEDLDLSNNKISGAVPNWVWKKSLQSLNLSNNSLTTLDQFSSNQDSLRAPICNLSQLQSFDASFNKLSGSIPSCLGNISTLSFLYLQQNNFSGSIPDFGGATQLYALKLKDNKLEGKLPRSLANCTMLYAVNLGNNTLHDTFPLWLGKLPGLMVLILRANRFYGPIKQLENNFPTLDVLDIASNNFSGQLSIEFFQATHKLSSLKINGNNLEGKLPRSLANCKKLEVLDLGKNMIHDTFPYWLVKLPLLKVLILRSNRFYGSIKFFEDGNAFPMLHILDLASNNFSGEVSVDFFQSLRGMMVIDGNKAKPSYVGDNYYYKDSVTIVNRGFEIFYQKILTLFTCLDLSNNKFHGRILEEVQHLKSLHVLNLSYNGLFGPIPSALGSLTELESLDLSRNSVSGKIPPQLTSLTFLALLNLSYNQLDGRIPESNQFGTFSNDSYIGNPRLCGVPLTRKCNEVGSKMLPPKEDKDLWIDGLSIWKVVLMGVWMGIGDWIFYWEYSAE from the exons CCAACACCCATTGTTGCTCTTGGAAAGGAGTTACATGTGATGCTCTTGGTCATATCATTGGGATTGATCTCAGTTACCAAAACCTTTCAGGTAGCTTTCATTCCATTTTCAATCTCCACCATCTCCAACGCCTTAATCTTGCTGGAAACAATTTTAATACCACTCTGTTTCAGTATGGGTTTGGCAAACTCCCTAATTTAACTCATCTTGACCTCTCGGCCTCATGTTTTCATGACCAAATTCCGGTAGGGATTTTATACTTAACAAGGTTAGTCTCTCTTAACCTATCTTATCAAGATGATTGCTATTGGAGAGATGATCAAAGTTCTGCTTCATTGAAACTAGAGAAACCCAACTTCAAAACATTGATAAAGAAAATGAGGTCTCTCAGAGAGTTGTATTTGGATGGAGTGAATATTTCAAGTCAAAGTAGTGAATGGTGTGAAACCACATCGCTGTCACTTCCCAAGCTGAGTGTTATAAGCATGTCCAACTGCGATTTGAATGGGCATTTTCCAGTAGAATTTTTCTTATTGCCCAAAATGCAAAGAATTGATATTTCAGACAACTCTCGTCTCATGGGCCAATTGCTAGAATTTCCAATTAACAACACTTTGGAGGTGTTGTCATTGCAATATACTAATTTCAGTGGCAAATTACCGGAATCAATCAGTAATCTTAAATTGTTGAGAGTTTTAACTCTTTCTAAACTTAGCCTCAACTTTAACTCAATTTCTGGGTCCATTCCACCATCAATCGCAAATCTCAGTAACCTTGTGGAATTGGATCTTAGTGGTAACAATTTCAATGGTTTAATCTCTCCATTTCACAGATCTGGAGTGCCAAATCTTGCATATCTTGATTTGTCTAGGAACCGCCTTTCTGGATCAATACCTTCTTCTTTATTTACTCTTTCAACATTGCAAACCCTCTCTCTTGGATACAACAGCTTTAGTGATTACCAATTAAAGCTCGACATGTTTTTCCAGCTCAACAACTTAAG TACATTTCCAGCATTTCTAAAGATTCAAGAGAGCTTAGAAGATCTTGACCTTTCAAATAACAAAATAAGTGGGGCAGTACCAAATTGGGTGTGGAAGAAAAGTTTGCAGTCTTTGAATCTTTCCAACAACTCTCTCACAACTTTGGACCAATTTTCATCGAACCAAGACTCTTTACGAGCACCTATTTGTAATTTGAGTCAACTTCAGAGTTTTGATGCATCCTTCAACAAATTGAGTGGCTCAATCCCAAGCTGCTTAGGAAATATCAGTACTCTAAGCTTTTTATATCTACAGCAAAATAATTTTAGTGGCAGCATACCAGATTTTGGAGGAGCAACCCAACTGTACGCTCTTAAACTCAAAGACAATAAATTGGAAGGGAAGTTGCCGAGGTCATTAGCCAATTGCACAATGCTCTATGCTGTAAACCTTGGAAACAATACTCTGCACGACACATTCCCTTTATGGTTGGGAAAGTTGCCTGGCTTGATGGTTCTTATACTACGAGCAAACAGGTTTTATGGTCCAATTAAACAGTTGGAAAATAATTTTCCAACGTTGGATGTATTAGACATTGCTTCCAATAATTTTTCTGGTCAACTATCAATTGAATTCTTCCAAGCCACTCATAAGCTAAGCTCACTCAAAATCAACGGGAACAACTTGGAAGGGAAGTTGCCAAGGTCATTAGCCAATTGCAAAAAGCTTGAAGTTTTGGATCTTGGGAAAAATATGATACATGACACATTTCCTTACTGGTTAGTGAAATTGCCTCTCTTAAAGGTTCTTATACTACGATCCAACAGATTTTATGGTTCGATTAAATTTTTCGAAGATGGAAATGCTTTCCCAATGTTACATATACTGGATCTTGCTTCCAATAACTTTTCAGGTGAGGTATCTGTtgatttttttcaatctttgaGGGGAATGATGGTGATTGATGGCAACAAAGCTAAGCCAAGTTATGTTGgagataattattattataaagatTCGGTGACAATTGTGAATAGAGGGTTTGAAATTTTTTACCAGAAAATCTTAACCCTCTTTACCTGTCTTGACCTGTCCAATAATAAATTTCATGGGAGGATATTAGAAGAAGTACAACACCTCAAGTCACTCCATGTGCTAAACTTGTCCTACAACGGCTTATTTGGCCCTATTCCTTCAGCACTGGGAAGCTTAACCGAGCTCGAGTCATTGGATCTCTCCCGAAACAGTGTCTCTGGAAAGATTCCTCCACAACTTACAAGCCTAACTTTTCTTGCATTGCTGAATCTCTCTTACAACCAACTTGATGGAAGGATTCCAGAGAGCAACCAATTTGGTACATTTTCAAATGATTCTTACATAGGAAACCCAAGATTGTGTGGGGTTCCTTTGACAAGGAAATGCAATGAAGTTGGTTCCAAAATGCTGCCCCCGAAGGAGGATAAAGATTTGTGGATAGATGGTTTATCTATTTGGAAAGTTGTATTGATGGGGGTATGGATGGGGATTGGTGATTGGATTTTCTATTGGGAATACAGTGCTGAATGA